One Erythrobacter aureus DNA segment encodes these proteins:
- a CDS encoding methyltransferase, with translation MASQVPPQIFSRRRRIAGLRRARVRQAKRDAARYILDDMVEDVLDRLEFIRMSPTRVLVIGDWTGTLALSLRGGGSDVTEHDVATLDEEHPVESESYDLIVSLCSLDRVNDLPGALLHLRNALAEGGMMIASFLGAGSLVNLRRAMLAAEPDRPAARMHPLVDNQAASALMQRALFKRQVVDSRTLTASFGSLDRLVSDLRDQGLGSALANPPPALDKAAKARAGAAFLDTASDQGRVLEIFEILTLTGWKN, from the coding sequence ATGGCAAGCCAGGTACCTCCGCAGATTTTCTCACGCCGCCGAAGGATCGCCGGATTGCGCCGCGCCCGCGTGAGGCAGGCCAAGCGCGATGCGGCGCGCTACATCCTCGACGACATGGTGGAGGACGTGCTCGACCGGCTCGAATTCATCCGTATGTCGCCGACGCGCGTTCTGGTTATCGGCGACTGGACCGGTACGCTGGCCCTTTCGCTGCGCGGCGGCGGATCGGATGTAACCGAACATGACGTCGCCACGCTCGACGAAGAACATCCGGTCGAGAGCGAGTCCTACGACCTCATCGTCAGCCTGTGCTCGCTCGACCGGGTGAACGATCTTCCCGGCGCGCTGCTCCACCTGCGCAATGCGCTGGCGGAGGGCGGGATGATGATCGCCAGTTTCCTTGGCGCGGGAAGCCTCGTCAATCTGCGCCGCGCCATGCTGGCCGCCGAGCCGGACAGGCCCGCGGCCCGCATGCATCCGCTGGTCGACAATCAGGCGGCTTCCGCGCTGATGCAGCGCGCGCTGTTCAAACGGCAGGTGGTCGACAGCCGCACGCTCACTGCCTCCTTCGGCTCGCTCGACCGGCTGGTATCGGACCTGCGCGATCAAGGCCTGGGCAGCGCCTTGGCAAATCCGCCCCCTGCTCTCGACAAAGCGGCGAAAGCGCGTGCGGGGGCAGCGTTTCTGGATACTGCCAGCGATCAAGGTCGGGTTCTCGAAATTTTCGAGATACTCACCTTAACCGGATGGAAAAATTAA
- a CDS encoding glycine--tRNA ligase subunit beta — MVGEFPELQGLMGGYYARAEGLPDEVADAIRDHYKPVGQGDEVPTAPVTVAVSLADKLDTLFSFFAIDERPSGSKDPFALRRAAIACIGLLTSNSLRLPMLDLDTKLRDLLSAQAYRTSLTAREMVKFRDVDQKPAFGFERNGDDVDLLISQGGSIQRITLHHPDEVNGVKLFNALFFESEAGFLDLWAFLADRLKVQQREAGVRHDLIDAVFALGGEDDLVRLLARVKALQSFMDTEDGANLLAGYKRAANILKKEDWLKSSTVTPAQAGVPLPSDVAEEDKRDSRLRGNDGDVVEHTGDEDPLENVDDPQMREIYAEAAKAKQLSYTPEPAEKALMDALATSEPEAAKAIEVEDFSAAMAALAGLRAPIDRFFDEVTVNADEENKRAHRLNLLAAFRAAVHKVADFSRIEG, encoded by the coding sequence ATGGTCGGCGAGTTTCCCGAACTGCAGGGCCTGATGGGCGGCTACTACGCCCGCGCCGAGGGCCTGCCCGACGAAGTCGCCGACGCGATCCGCGATCACTACAAGCCGGTCGGGCAGGGCGACGAGGTGCCGACCGCGCCGGTAACGGTAGCGGTGAGTTTGGCGGATAAGCTAGATACGCTCTTCTCGTTCTTTGCCATCGACGAGCGTCCAAGTGGCTCGAAAGACCCTTTCGCTCTTCGGAGAGCGGCAATTGCATGTATCGGACTGCTAACCTCAAATTCTCTCCGCTTGCCAATGCTCGACCTCGATACCAAGCTCAGAGATCTTTTGAGTGCTCAGGCTTATCGCACGTCACTGACAGCGCGTGAGATGGTCAAATTTCGCGATGTGGACCAGAAACCTGCGTTCGGTTTCGAACGGAATGGTGACGACGTTGATTTGCTTATCAGTCAGGGCGGAAGCATCCAGCGTATTACGCTTCACCATCCCGATGAAGTTAACGGTGTGAAGCTATTCAACGCGCTTTTTTTCGAAAGCGAAGCAGGATTTCTCGATTTGTGGGCATTCCTTGCCGACCGCCTCAAGGTCCAGCAGCGCGAAGCAGGCGTTCGCCACGATCTCATCGACGCGGTCTTCGCGCTCGGCGGCGAGGACGATCTCGTCCGCCTGCTCGCCCGCGTGAAAGCGCTCCAGTCCTTCATGGACACCGAAGACGGCGCCAACCTCCTTGCAGGCTACAAGCGCGCGGCGAATATTCTCAAGAAGGAAGACTGGCTTAAATCCTCTACCGTCACCCCCGCGCAGGCGGGGGTCCCGCTGCCTTCGGACGTGGCCGAAGAAGACAAGCGGGATTCCCGCCTTCGCGGGAATGACGGGGATGTAGTCGAACATACCGGCGACGAGGACCCGCTGGAAAATGTCGACGACCCGCAAATGCGTGAAATCTATGCCGAAGCCGCCAAGGCGAAACAGCTTTCCTACACGCCCGAACCGGCGGAAAAGGCGCTGATGGATGCTCTGGCGACTTCAGAACCGGAGGCCGCCAAGGCGATCGAGGTGGAAGACTTCTCGGCCGCGATGGCGGCGCTTGCAGGTCTTCGCGCCCCGATCGACCGTTTCTTCGATGAAGTGACGGTAAACGCGGATGAAGAAAACAAGCGGGCACATCGCCTCAACCTGCTTGCAGCCTTTCGTGCTGCAGTGCACAAAGTGGCCGATTTCTCGCGTATCGAGGGTTAG
- a CDS encoding DUF1206 domain-containing protein — MVDKSEKFSTLVRVGYFSRAILYSVLGLIALTSAGKIGQGTNGIFEAIHEFPLGTAILWLMVVGLFAYALFRFASTFFDIENHGSDTTGWAHRIGHAGSAIGHLALAYSAYKFATSGSDSGSGAQDAASGVLSMEFGGALLGLLGVAFFVTAVFQAKKGLTGSFMNRISGAAPSQTRMIGGIGYVARAVVFLVIGWSLFKAGFLSGSAGQIKTLGDAVASLAGEGVIFTLVAIGLLAFGLFSLVLSRYRIIPDMGSDGRVPQFRA; from the coding sequence GTGGTCGATAAATCGGAAAAGTTCAGTACGTTGGTGCGCGTCGGCTATTTCAGCCGCGCCATTCTCTATTCGGTTCTCGGCCTCATCGCGCTCACCAGTGCAGGCAAGATCGGCCAAGGCACCAACGGCATTTTCGAGGCGATCCACGAATTCCCGCTCGGCACCGCGATTCTCTGGCTGATGGTCGTGGGATTGTTCGCCTATGCCCTGTTTCGATTTGCCTCGACCTTCTTCGATATCGAAAATCACGGCAGCGACACCACCGGCTGGGCTCATCGTATCGGGCACGCGGGCAGCGCCATCGGCCACCTGGCACTGGCCTATTCCGCGTATAAATTCGCCACCTCCGGCAGCGACAGCGGTAGCGGCGCACAGGATGCGGCTTCGGGCGTTCTCTCGATGGAATTCGGCGGCGCATTGCTGGGCCTCCTGGGAGTTGCCTTTTTCGTCACTGCCGTATTTCAGGCGAAGAAGGGGCTCACGGGCAGCTTCATGAACCGTATCAGTGGCGCGGCCCCTTCTCAGACACGGATGATAGGGGGCATCGGCTATGTCGCCAGGGCAGTGGTGTTCCTCGTGATTGGCTGGTCGTTGTTCAAGGCCGGCTTTCTGTCTGGCTCGGCCGGTCAGATCAAAACGCTGGGCGATGCCGTCGCCAGCTTGGCCGGAGAAGGCGTGATCTTCACTCTGGTTGCCATCGGACTGCTCGCATTCGGTCTCTTCAGCCTCGTGCTGTCGCGCTACAGGATTATTCCGGACATGGGCTCCGACGGTCGGGTTCCGCAATTTCGCGCCTGA
- the pth gene encoding aminoacyl-tRNA hydrolase, with amino-acid sequence MQIWTGLGNPGPKYALHRHNVGFMAVDVIAETYGFGPVQKKFSGWVQEGRIGHEKILLLKPATFMNESGRAVGEALRFYKLQPDALTVFHDELDLAPFKVKVRRGGGLAGHNGLRSINQHLGPDFRRVRIGIGHPGSKERVHGHVLGNYAKSEIDQLAAMLGGIAAEAEWLANGDDPRFMSELALRM; translated from the coding sequence ATGCAGATCTGGACAGGCCTCGGAAACCCCGGACCCAAATACGCGCTTCACCGGCACAATGTCGGCTTCATGGCGGTGGACGTCATCGCGGAAACATACGGATTCGGCCCGGTGCAGAAGAAGTTCTCGGGTTGGGTGCAGGAAGGGCGGATCGGGCACGAGAAGATACTGCTTCTCAAACCGGCGACCTTCATGAACGAAAGCGGCCGTGCGGTCGGTGAGGCGCTGCGGTTCTACAAGCTCCAACCCGATGCGCTGACCGTCTTCCATGACGAGCTCGACCTGGCGCCCTTCAAGGTGAAGGTTCGCCGGGGTGGCGGCCTTGCCGGTCATAACGGACTGCGTTCGATCAACCAGCATCTCGGCCCCGATTTCCGCCGCGTCCGGATAGGCATCGGACATCCAGGCTCGAAAGAGCGCGTCCATGGCCATGTTCTGGGCAATTACGCAAAGTCGGAAATAGATCAATTAGCGGCGATGCTGGGAGGCATCGCGGCTGAGGCCGAATGGCTGGCGAACGGGGACGATCCCCGGTTCATGAGCGAGCTCGCTCTGCGGATGTAA
- a CDS encoding MaoC family dehydratase has protein sequence MQFYEDIEIGRERAFGHYEVTREEVMEFASKYDPQSFHLDEEAAAQTHFGRLSASGWHTCSMTMAMMVENMKQEKSAGLGSPGIDHLRWKKPVYPGDTLRCETEVIEKRRSQSRPEMGIFKTRIRTLNQHDEVVLEMQSNGLIRTRDPNGAD, from the coding sequence ATGCAGTTCTACGAAGACATCGAGATCGGGCGGGAGCGCGCCTTCGGCCACTATGAGGTCACGCGGGAAGAGGTGATGGAGTTTGCCTCCAAATACGATCCGCAATCGTTTCACCTCGACGAGGAGGCAGCAGCGCAGACCCATTTCGGCAGGCTGTCCGCGAGTGGCTGGCATACCTGCTCGATGACCATGGCGATGATGGTCGAGAATATGAAACAGGAGAAATCGGCCGGTCTCGGATCTCCGGGCATCGACCATCTGCGATGGAAAAAGCCGGTCTATCCCGGGGACACTCTGCGCTGCGAGACGGAGGTGATCGAAAAGCGCCGCAGCCAGTCACGACCTGAGATGGGCATTTTCAAAACCCGGATCAGGACGCTCAACCAGCATGACGAAGTCGTGCTGGAAATGCAGTCCAACGGATTGATCCGTACGCGCGATCCCAACGGGGCCGACTAG
- the ychF gene encoding redox-regulated ATPase YchF: MGFRCGIVGLPNVGKSTLFNALTETQAAQAANYPFCTIEPNVGQVAVPDERLDKIAAIAGSAKVIPTQLAFVDIAGLVKGASQGEGLGNQFLGNIREVDAIVHVLRCFEDDDIQHVANKVDPLADAEVVETELLLADLESLEKRVPAAAKRATGGDKEAKLMASVLGQALDLLKDGKPARLTEPKDEEEARVFRQAQLLTAKPVLYVCNVAEEDAATGNALSEQVFAKAAAEGAEAVVVSAAIEAELVAMPAEDRGEFLFELGLDESGLSRVIRAGYKLLGLQTFFTAGPKEARAWTFPVGAKAPQAAGEIHTDFERGFIRAETIAFDDYIALGGEGGAREAGKLRQEGKDYLVQDGDVMLFKFNV, encoded by the coding sequence ATGGGTTTCCGTTGCGGGATCGTCGGCCTGCCGAATGTCGGCAAGTCCACCCTTTTCAATGCATTGACCGAAACGCAGGCCGCGCAGGCCGCGAACTATCCGTTCTGCACGATCGAGCCGAATGTCGGCCAGGTTGCCGTGCCCGACGAACGGCTCGACAAGATCGCCGCCATTGCCGGATCGGCCAAGGTGATCCCCACGCAGCTTGCGTTCGTCGATATCGCCGGTCTGGTAAAAGGCGCGAGCCAGGGCGAAGGCCTCGGCAACCAGTTCCTCGGCAATATCCGCGAAGTCGATGCGATCGTCCACGTGCTGCGCTGCTTCGAGGATGACGACATCCAGCACGTCGCCAATAAGGTCGATCCGCTGGCCGATGCCGAAGTGGTCGAAACCGAATTGCTGCTCGCCGATCTGGAAAGCCTTGAAAAACGCGTCCCCGCCGCGGCCAAGCGGGCCACCGGGGGCGACAAGGAAGCCAAGCTGATGGCATCGGTTCTCGGGCAGGCGCTGGACCTGCTCAAGGACGGCAAGCCCGCCCGCCTCACCGAGCCGAAGGACGAGGAAGAAGCCCGTGTCTTCCGCCAGGCGCAACTGCTTACCGCCAAACCCGTGCTCTATGTCTGCAATGTAGCCGAAGAAGACGCGGCTACCGGCAACGCGCTGTCCGAACAGGTCTTCGCCAAGGCTGCCGCCGAAGGCGCGGAGGCTGTCGTCGTTTCCGCCGCTATCGAAGCCGAACTGGTCGCCATGCCGGCCGAAGACCGGGGGGAATTCCTCTTCGAGCTCGGCCTCGACGAAAGCGGCCTGAGCCGCGTGATCCGGGCTGGCTACAAACTGCTCGGCCTGCAGACCTTCTTCACTGCCGGTCCGAAGGAAGCGCGCGCCTGGACCTTCCCCGTTGGCGCCAAGGCACCGCAGGCCGCTGGCGAAATTCACACCGATTTCGAGCGTGGCTTTATTCGAGCTGAAACAATTGCCTTCGATGATTACATCGCTCTCGGCGGTGAAGGCGGTGCGCGCGAAGCGGGCAAGCTGCGGCAGGAGGGCAAGGATTACCTCGTCCAGGATGGCGATGTGATGCTGTTCAAATTCAACGTCTGA
- a CDS encoding TraB/GumN family protein, giving the protein MTSRFLLGLTAALTFLLAACGKQADTAKPEGPYPALWEIADGNGATEGWMFGTIHALPDGTRWRSERLDTVVGQADMLVVEVANLENGEALSALFEQMAYDRPAGPIAERIDPELRGEFEELLVKAKVRRGYFDPMESWAAALALAQVAQTAKAENGADRALLAAFDKREVVELEGAHGQLAIFDSLPEDEQRDLLNAVLEESRDYQGEIGTLANAWLEGDTERLTQLTRRGILADPELVQVLLRDRNADWAAQIENLLSARDKPLIAVGAGHLLGDHGLPALLEARGYTVRRIE; this is encoded by the coding sequence ATGACCTCGCGCTTTCTCCTCGGCCTGACTGCGGCCCTGACGTTCCTGCTGGCCGCCTGCGGCAAGCAGGCGGATACCGCCAAGCCCGAAGGACCTTATCCCGCTTTGTGGGAAATTGCCGACGGGAATGGCGCTACCGAAGGCTGGATGTTCGGCACGATCCACGCCCTGCCCGATGGCACCCGATGGCGCTCCGAACGGCTCGATACGGTGGTGGGCCAGGCCGACATGCTGGTGGTGGAGGTCGCAAATCTCGAGAATGGCGAGGCGCTTTCCGCCTTGTTCGAGCAGATGGCCTATGATCGCCCGGCCGGACCGATCGCCGAACGGATCGATCCCGAGCTGCGCGGCGAGTTCGAGGAACTGCTGGTCAAGGCCAAGGTGCGGCGCGGCTATTTCGATCCCATGGAAAGCTGGGCCGCGGCGCTGGCGCTGGCACAGGTGGCGCAAACGGCGAAGGCCGAAAACGGGGCCGATCGCGCCCTGCTTGCCGCATTCGACAAACGCGAGGTGGTCGAACTGGAGGGCGCACACGGCCAGCTTGCGATCTTCGACAGCTTGCCCGAAGACGAGCAGCGCGATCTGCTCAATGCGGTTCTGGAAGAATCACGCGATTATCAGGGCGAGATCGGGACGCTGGCAAACGCCTGGCTGGAAGGCGATACCGAACGGCTTACGCAATTGACCCGTCGCGGAATTCTGGCCGACCCCGAACTGGTGCAGGTGTTGCTGCGCGATCGCAATGCCGATTGGGCGGCGCAGATCGAAAACCTTCTCTCGGCCCGCGACAAGCCGCTGATCGCGGTCGGCGCCGGGCACCTGCTGGGCGATCATGGTTTGCCCGCCCTGCTCGAAGCCCGTGGATATACGGTCCGCCGGATCGAATAG
- a CDS encoding ectonucleotide pyrophosphatase/phosphodiesterase gives MNRIAAALALGLASVLGGCATYAEPPIASAPVEQRDPVTLLVSIDGFHPDYLERGLTPTLSRLAAEGASAAMRPSFPTKTFPNHWTLVTGLVPDHHGITANRMEDTGRPEAPFTMATVDPYWWSEAKPVWVEAEEAGIRSAAMFWPGSAVPWGGTAVRYGPVADGIMASDWQAFSMQVSNTQRVNSVLDWLRRPADIRPEFVTLYFDTVDSAGHGGGPESEQIDTALRDIDSHIRDLVAGLETLGQPANLVIVSDHGMAATGSDKTIVLADIVDPSLYRLVEGGAYATFEPTEGNRAALEAALLREHDRMECWRKGEIPARYQYGTHDRIPPYFCLPETGWTISATASGTSWSGGNHGYDPFSPEMAALFIAHGPAFRRGATLAPFQNTAVAPLLRHLVGLPQASRADGDLADVAPALAAQN, from the coding sequence ATGAACCGGATCGCCGCTGCTCTCGCCCTTGGCCTTGCCAGCGTTCTCGGCGGGTGCGCTACCTATGCCGAACCGCCGATCGCCAGCGCTCCGGTCGAACAGCGCGATCCCGTTACCCTTCTCGTATCGATCGACGGGTTCCACCCGGACTATCTCGAACGCGGATTGACCCCCACCCTCTCCCGTCTCGCGGCGGAAGGGGCAAGCGCCGCGATGCGCCCGTCCTTCCCTACCAAGACCTTTCCCAACCATTGGACGCTGGTAACCGGGCTGGTGCCCGACCATCACGGCATCACCGCCAACCGGATGGAAGATACCGGAAGGCCGGAAGCCCCCTTCACCATGGCCACGGTCGATCCCTATTGGTGGAGCGAAGCGAAGCCCGTCTGGGTTGAGGCCGAAGAGGCAGGCATTCGCAGCGCGGCCATGTTCTGGCCCGGCTCGGCCGTGCCCTGGGGCGGCACCGCCGTACGCTACGGACCAGTCGCCGACGGCATCATGGCGAGCGACTGGCAGGCCTTCAGCATGCAGGTATCGAACACCCAGCGGGTCAATTCGGTGCTCGACTGGTTGCGGCGCCCCGCCGATATCCGGCCGGAATTCGTGACGCTCTATTTCGACACCGTGGACAGCGCCGGCCATGGCGGAGGGCCGGAGAGCGAACAGATCGACACCGCCCTGCGCGATATCGACAGCCATATCCGCGATCTCGTTGCCGGTCTCGAAACGCTCGGCCAGCCCGCCAATCTGGTGATCGTCTCCGATCATGGCATGGCCGCGACGGGTTCCGACAAGACGATCGTGCTTGCCGATATCGTCGACCCCTCGCTCTATCGTCTGGTCGAAGGCGGCGCCTATGCGACCTTCGAGCCGACCGAAGGTAACAGAGCGGCGCTGGAAGCCGCGCTTCTACGCGAACACGATCGGATGGAATGTTGGCGCAAGGGCGAGATCCCGGCCCGCTATCAATATGGGACGCACGACCGGATCCCGCCTTATTTCTGCCTGCCCGAAACCGGCTGGACGATTTCGGCCACCGCTTCCGGTACAAGCTGGAGCGGCGGAAACCATGGCTATGATCCCTTCTCGCCGGAAATGGCCGCGCTGTTCATCGCACACGGTCCCGCATTCCGCAGGGGGGCAACCTTGGCACCGTTCCAGAACACCGCGGTCGCGCCGCTGCTGCGCCATCTGGTCGGGCTTCCTCAGGCAAGCCGCGCGGACGGCGATTTGGCGGATGTCGCACCGGCGCTCGCGGCGCAAAATTAG
- a CDS encoding glycine--tRNA ligase subunit alpha, with product MDRNPQKSFQDMILALHDFWAAQGCLILQPYDMRMGAGTFHTATTLRALGPEPWNAAFVQPCRRPTDGRYGENPNRLQHYYQYQVILKPSPPDIQDLYLKSLEVIGIDPLRHDIRFVEDDWESPTLGAWGLGWEVWCDGMEVTQFTYFQQMGGFDCKPVAGELTYGLERLAMYIQGVDNVYDLNFNGGTSSSSEAVGRERLVTYGDVFLENEKQMSKWNFEVAETDALFDLFNKAEAECKNALANDVPIAAYEQAVEASHIFNLLQARGVISVQERASYMGRVRDLARGSCEAHMEKEAPVWAEKYPEWSK from the coding sequence ATGGACCGCAATCCGCAAAAATCCTTCCAGGACATGATCCTCGCGCTGCACGATTTCTGGGCCGCGCAGGGGTGCCTTATCCTTCAGCCTTACGACATGCGCATGGGTGCCGGCACCTTCCATACGGCGACCACCTTGCGCGCGCTCGGCCCCGAGCCGTGGAACGCCGCCTTCGTGCAGCCGTGCCGCCGCCCGACCGACGGCCGCTATGGCGAGAACCCGAACCGGCTGCAGCACTATTACCAGTATCAGGTAATCCTCAAACCGAGCCCGCCGGACATACAGGACCTCTATCTCAAGAGCCTCGAAGTCATCGGCATCGATCCTTTGAGGCACGATATCCGCTTCGTGGAAGACGACTGGGAAAGCCCGACGCTCGGGGCCTGGGGCCTTGGCTGGGAAGTCTGGTGCGACGGGATGGAAGTGACCCAGTTTACCTATTTCCAGCAGATGGGCGGCTTCGACTGCAAGCCCGTTGCGGGCGAACTGACCTACGGGCTCGAACGCCTCGCCATGTATATTCAGGGCGTCGACAATGTGTACGACCTGAATTTCAACGGGGGCACGTCCTCAAGTAGCGAAGCGGTAGGACGCGAAAGACTCGTGACCTATGGCGACGTCTTTCTCGAGAACGAGAAACAGATGTCGAAGTGGAACTTCGAGGTCGCGGAGACCGATGCGCTGTTCGACCTGTTCAACAAGGCCGAGGCCGAGTGCAAGAATGCGCTCGCCAACGACGTGCCCATCGCCGCTTACGAGCAGGCGGTGGAGGCGAGCCACATCTTCAACCTGCTGCAGGCGCGCGGCGTGATCAGCGTGCAGGAACGCGCCAGCTATATGGGCCGCGTGCGCGACCTCGCCCGCGGATCGTGCGAAGCGCATATGGAAAAGGAAGCCCCCGTGTGGGCCGAGAAATATCCGGAGTGGTCGAAATGA
- a CDS encoding TraB/GumN family protein gives MTRPTVRQAIACLAPLTLALQGCAAYPETDVATAPVAAQAAVAKGPGLWKVADEDTTIYLFGTVHALPESVEWYQGPIESALAASQELVTEIPDGAAKDPASQQVVMAKALLPADESLRDMLSEPDRTSYEIALTRLGLPPAAFDRFEPWFAGMTLAVVPLMQAGYAAESGVETKLEELAPADAARGALETLEWQIELFDTLPVESQLAFLMASADNIDEVVPMMDRMVAEWLEGDADGLAALMNEGLTDPVLADALLYQRNKRWAEWIDERLDRPGTVFIAVGAGHLAGQDSVQDYLTGSGLTVTRVQ, from the coding sequence ATGACCCGTCCTACTGTCCGCCAGGCCATTGCCTGCCTTGCCCCGCTGACGCTCGCCCTGCAGGGATGCGCGGCCTATCCCGAAACCGATGTCGCGACTGCGCCCGTCGCGGCGCAAGCGGCTGTCGCTAAAGGGCCGGGGCTGTGGAAAGTCGCCGACGAGGACACCACGATTTACCTTTTCGGAACGGTCCATGCGCTTCCCGAAAGCGTCGAATGGTATCAGGGGCCGATAGAAAGCGCGCTGGCCGCTTCGCAGGAGCTGGTGACCGAAATCCCCGATGGTGCCGCGAAAGACCCGGCATCGCAGCAAGTGGTCATGGCCAAGGCCTTGCTGCCCGCCGACGAATCTCTGCGCGATATGCTCAGTGAACCGGATCGGACGAGTTACGAGATCGCGCTGACCAGGCTCGGCCTGCCGCCCGCAGCATTCGATCGTTTCGAACCCTGGTTTGCGGGCATGACGCTGGCCGTGGTTCCGCTGATGCAGGCGGGCTATGCCGCCGAAAGCGGGGTGGAAACGAAGCTGGAGGAGCTGGCGCCTGCCGATGCGGCGCGCGGCGCATTGGAGACGCTGGAGTGGCAGATCGAACTTTTCGACACGCTGCCGGTCGAATCGCAGCTCGCCTTTCTGATGGCGTCGGCGGACAATATCGACGAAGTCGTTCCGATGATGGACCGGATGGTTGCCGAATGGCTCGAAGGCGATGCCGATGGTCTGGCGGCGCTCATGAATGAAGGGCTGACCGATCCGGTGCTGGCCGATGCCCTGCTCTACCAGCGCAATAAACGCTGGGCAGAGTGGATCGACGAGCGGCTCGATCGGCCCGGCACCGTGTTCATCGCGGTCGGCGCAGGCCACCTTGCCGGTCAGGACAGTGTGCAGGATTATCTCACCGGCAGCGGACTGACCGTGACGCGGGTACAGTAA
- a CDS encoding MauE/DoxX family redox-associated membrane protein → MEKTATLYRMVMDKHVCPYGIKAKWLLEREGYRVEDHHLSTREETDAFKQRFDVSTTPQAFIADERIGGYTDLAEHFGRARDPDATSYRPVIAVFTVGAALAIALSQFVFGTPLTIRTAEWFVAFSMAMLAMLKLQDVEQFSTMFVGYDLLGQRWVRYAYAYPFLEATAAVLMAGRLLPWLSIPIALFIGTVGAVSVFYAVYIQKREIKCACVGGSANVPLGFISLTENLAMMGMGIWMLLRPAL, encoded by the coding sequence ATGGAAAAGACCGCCACACTCTATCGAATGGTGATGGACAAGCATGTCTGTCCCTATGGGATCAAAGCCAAATGGCTGCTGGAACGCGAAGGTTACCGGGTCGAGGATCATCACCTCAGCACCCGTGAAGAAACCGACGCATTCAAGCAAAGGTTCGATGTATCGACGACGCCGCAGGCTTTCATTGCCGACGAACGTATCGGAGGATACACCGATCTGGCCGAACATTTCGGACGTGCCCGCGATCCGGATGCGACCAGCTACCGCCCCGTGATCGCGGTCTTCACCGTTGGCGCCGCCCTCGCCATTGCCCTCAGCCAGTTCGTATTCGGAACCCCGTTGACGATCCGCACCGCCGAATGGTTCGTGGCATTTTCCATGGCCATGTTGGCCATGCTGAAGCTGCAGGACGTGGAACAGTTCTCGACCATGTTCGTCGGCTACGACCTGCTGGGGCAGCGCTGGGTTCGCTATGCCTATGCCTACCCCTTTCTCGAGGCCACCGCAGCCGTCCTGATGGCGGGCCGATTGCTACCCTGGCTGTCGATCCCCATTGCCCTGTTCATCGGCACGGTCGGGGCTGTCAGCGTGTTCTATGCCGTCTATATCCAGAAGCGCGAAATCAAATGCGCCTGCGTGGGCGGAAGCGCCAATGTGCCGCTCGGGTTTATCTCGCTGACCGAAAACCTCGCGATGATGGGCATGGGAATTTGGATGTTGCTTCGCCCAGCATTGTGA
- a CDS encoding 50S ribosomal protein L25/general stress protein Ctc, producing MSDALTLPAETRERAGKGASRALRREGRVPAVIYGGKEEPTMIHVEAKELVRQLGTGHFMNSIVEIELGGKKIKTLPKDVSLHPVNDRPEHVDFFRLAKGGKIEVSVPVVFLNEEASPGLKKGGVLNVVRHELELVCENDKIPGEIEIDVTGKEVGDSIHISEVTLPEGSESAITDRDFTIATLVAPSALKKAEGDTTQEGDEVQETEVTEQNAETVEGEADQSDD from the coding sequence ATGAGCGATGCTCTGACCCTGCCGGCCGAGACGCGCGAACGGGCTGGCAAGGGAGCCTCCCGTGCACTGCGTCGCGAAGGCCGCGTCCCCGCCGTGATTTATGGCGGCAAGGAAGAACCCACGATGATCCACGTGGAAGCGAAGGAACTGGTCCGCCAGCTCGGCACCGGCCACTTCATGAACTCGATCGTCGAGATCGAGCTCGGTGGCAAGAAGATCAAGACGCTTCCCAAGGATGTGTCGCTCCACCCCGTCAACGATCGTCCCGAACACGTCGACTTCTTCCGCCTCGCAAAGGGCGGCAAGATCGAAGTCTCGGTTCCTGTCGTATTCCTCAACGAAGAAGCCAGCCCGGGCCTCAAAAAGGGCGGCGTTCTCAACGTGGTCCGTCACGAACTCGAACTGGTTTGCGAAAACGACAAGATCCCCGGCGAGATCGAAATCGATGTCACCGGCAAGGAAGTTGGCGATTCGATCCATATCAGCGAAGTGACCCTGCCCGAAGGCAGCGAGAGCGCGATCACCGATCGTGACTTCACCATCGCCACGCTGGTCGCTCCCTCGGCGCTCAAGAAGGCCGAAGGCGACACCACGCAGGAAGGCGACGAGGTCCAAGAAACCGAAGTCACCGAACAGAACGCCGAAACCGTCGAAGGCGAAGCCGACCAGTCCGACGACTGA